From Nitrospirota bacterium, one genomic window encodes:
- the pilO gene encoding type 4a pilus biogenesis protein PilO yields MAPKLKIDLKAIPPAAQYAIAAGLPLLIIVLFFFIYYKPVTAEIKLLEKNIAKQEQEIGKAETKLRKLPEIKARYEVLVKELDELKRQLPEEKEVTTLLKQVSDLGIKSGLQIKLWKPSKRKTHPSGVVYEIPVKVEMIGSYHRLGYFFSSLTRLSRIVNVTNIKLSNPKPETREARLQISFVAVTFSAIPEGEIQKGAADKKGRRGRRR; encoded by the coding sequence ATGGCGCCAAAATTAAAAATAGATCTCAAGGCAATTCCACCGGCAGCGCAATATGCCATAGCAGCAGGTCTGCCCCTTCTGATCATAGTCCTCTTCTTCTTTATCTATTATAAGCCTGTGACTGCCGAGATTAAGTTACTCGAAAAAAATATTGCAAAGCAGGAGCAGGAGATAGGAAAGGCGGAAACAAAGCTTAGGAAGCTGCCGGAAATCAAGGCCCGTTATGAGGTGTTGGTTAAAGAGCTGGATGAGCTGAAGAGACAGTTACCCGAGGAAAAGGAAGTAACCACTCTTCTGAAGCAGGTTTCAGACCTTGGAATCAAGTCCGGCTTGCAGATAAAGCTATGGAAGCCTTCCAAGAGAAAGACCCACCCAAGTGGAGTTGTATATGAGATACCCGTGAAGGTGGAGATGATAGGTTCATATCACAGACTGGGCTATTTCTTCAGTTCCCTTACAAGACTTAGCAGGATCGTAAATGTTACAAATATAAAACTCAGTAATCCAAAACCTGAAACAAGGGAAGCCAGGTTGCAGATATCCTTTGTTGCCGTGACATTCTCTGCAATTCCTGAAGGCGAGATTCAAAAAGGGGCGGCAGATAAAAAGGGAAGGCGGGGTCGTAGAAGATGA
- a CDS encoding pilus assembly protein PilP, with amino-acid sequence MKTILNILIVMLLTSVLLACKDKPQVKKSGPAKKTPVQTTTVKKTTETVKPEVNKTRKSIEPIIYDPEGRRDPFLSIIVMTKQKVQKKKKTLNPLENYDVTDFRLLGVVYTGKDYYASVALPDGKAYTIKKGTTLGLYGGKVIDITSDSVIIREYVVDYRGQLKPKDTVLKLRKEEE; translated from the coding sequence ATGAAGACCATACTAAACATATTGATTGTAATGCTGTTGACTTCCGTGCTTCTTGCATGTAAAGACAAGCCGCAGGTTAAAAAATCCGGGCCGGCAAAGAAAACCCCGGTTCAGACAACCACAGTGAAAAAAACAACTGAAACCGTCAAGCCTGAAGTCAACAAAACCAGGAAGAGTATCGAGCCAATTATCTATGATCCCGAGGGCAGACGTGACCCCTTCCTTTCCATTATTGTCATGACGAAACAGAAGGTACAGAAGAAAAAGAAGACGCTCAATCCCCTGGAGAATTATGACGTTACGGATTTCCGGCTCCTTGGCGTGGTCTATACCGGTAAGGACTATTATGCTTCAGTTGCCCTCCCTGACGGGAAGGCTTATACTATCAAGAAAGGAACGACTTTGGGGCTTTATGGTGGGAAGGTTATTGATATTACGAGTGATAGCGTTATAATCCGGGAATATGTGGTTGATTACAGAGGGCAATTAAAACCTAAAGATACAGTTCTGAAGCTCCGCAAAGAGGAGGAATAA
- the pilQ gene encoding type IV pilus secretin PilQ yields MEKQYKRRRNSFNGLRATGCRSDTQCVIPGPQRLNFYSLALLISCLFLFTSFYGCTSVEPVKRVKGAQETPPEITSITASDNRLTISASAPFEYTIYKPDDPFKVVVGLRGVALGKYTQKIVPGVAGITEISPEYARVPTEGARLEVLLSSPANIVPQYTRGKLTLLIKGETAENLSRKEPSESISEGAADLPPAQYIDDVSMERLRDRVVVTINGDGRMIPDVFPLDGRLVIDIPDVDMRASVPETVIKPLRGIRWGEYEGRLRIVLDLDDNTTFDVISIANRVEISLRSPELLEESVAEMSKEVDSGEAKNVVKREGLLKESTKELVAGKYTGRKISLDFQDADIIPIFRLLADVSGYNVVVAPQVTGKITIKLINVPWDQALDLILKTHNLGMVLEGNIIRIAPLSALVKEREETLKAKDAARKAEPLVTKVFPVSYAEVSKVQSAIDQGKILSERGSVSVDQRISSLIIKDVPSNMPKVEKLIKTLDQSTPQVMIEARIVEVNTNVSQEFGVRWGFTATTSNRLSSAGGLTPYVVDFPAAGAGPGSGSGITFGFLNAARTLSLNVELSALETTGQLKIVSNPRIITVDNKEAFISQGKSIPVRKLTSEGTVSTEFKDVKLELKVKPHITPDGSIILSVEAKKEELDPTIPSVEGVPGTDKKEAKTNVIIKDGETLVIGGIYKTVNNNSESGVPSLKDIPILGWLFKNKKKEAQTNELLIFITPRIIKRSPGQ; encoded by the coding sequence ATGGAGAAACAATATAAGAGAAGAAGAAATTCATTTAACGGGTTACGGGCTACGGGATGCAGGTCGGACACACAATGCGTAATTCCCGGTCCGCAACGCTTAAACTTTTATTCTTTAGCACTTCTTATTTCATGTCTTTTTCTTTTTACATCTTTCTATGGATGTACTTCCGTAGAACCGGTCAAGCGGGTTAAAGGGGCTCAGGAAACTCCTCCCGAGATAACTTCAATTACAGCTTCAGACAACAGGCTGACCATATCTGCAAGTGCACCGTTTGAGTACACAATATACAAGCCGGATGATCCGTTTAAGGTGGTTGTAGGGCTCAGAGGGGTGGCTCTCGGTAAATATACGCAGAAGATTGTGCCGGGTGTTGCCGGGATAACCGAGATCAGTCCGGAGTATGCCAGGGTCCCTACTGAAGGTGCAAGGCTCGAGGTGCTCCTTTCTTCTCCGGCAAATATAGTGCCGCAATATACAAGAGGCAAGCTGACATTATTAATAAAGGGTGAAACAGCTGAGAACCTGAGTCGGAAAGAACCTTCAGAGAGCATATCTGAGGGAGCCGCTGATTTACCACCTGCACAATACATTGATGATGTATCAATGGAGAGGCTTAGAGACAGAGTGGTTGTTACTATTAATGGTGACGGCAGGATGATCCCTGATGTCTTTCCACTTGACGGCAGACTTGTGATAGATATTCCTGATGTGGATATGAGGGCATCTGTCCCCGAGACTGTTATAAAACCACTGAGAGGGATCAGGTGGGGCGAATATGAAGGTAGATTACGTATCGTCCTTGACCTTGATGATAATACCACCTTTGATGTTATATCAATAGCCAACAGGGTAGAGATATCTCTCCGTTCACCTGAGCTTCTTGAAGAGTCAGTGGCAGAAATGAGTAAGGAAGTTGATTCCGGTGAAGCGAAGAATGTAGTAAAAAGAGAAGGACTGTTAAAAGAATCAACAAAGGAACTTGTAGCGGGCAAATATACGGGCAGGAAGATATCTCTTGATTTTCAGGATGCAGATATTATACCCATATTCAGACTCCTTGCTGATGTAAGCGGTTATAATGTAGTTGTTGCTCCCCAGGTTACGGGGAAAATTACGATAAAACTCATAAATGTTCCCTGGGATCAGGCGCTTGACCTTATACTGAAGACCCATAATCTCGGCATGGTTTTAGAAGGCAATATAATAAGGATAGCTCCCCTGTCCGCTCTCGTCAAGGAGAGGGAAGAGACCCTCAAGGCAAAAGATGCGGCACGGAAGGCAGAACCCCTTGTGACAAAGGTCTTTCCCGTCAGTTATGCCGAGGTAAGCAAGGTGCAGTCGGCAATAGACCAGGGGAAAATTCTTTCGGAGAGGGGGAGTGTGAGTGTTGACCAGCGGATAAGTTCTTTAATAATAAAGGATGTTCCAAGCAATATGCCGAAAGTGGAGAAACTCATCAAGACACTTGATCAGTCCACTCCACAGGTGATGATAGAGGCAAGGATTGTAGAGGTAAATACCAATGTATCACAGGAGTTTGGTGTAAGGTGGGGGTTTACCGCTACCACCAGTAACAGGCTTTCAAGCGCTGGAGGCCTGACACCCTATGTTGTGGATTTCCCGGCTGCCGGTGCCGGTCCTGGTTCCGGGTCAGGGATTACATTCGGGTTTTTAAATGCAGCAAGAACGCTATCTCTGAATGTTGAGTTATCAGCCCTTGAGACAACCGGTCAACTCAAGATTGTTTCCAATCCAAGGATCATTACAGTTGACAACAAGGAGGCCTTCATATCCCAGGGCAAGAGTATTCCCGTAAGAAAGCTTACGTCCGAGGGTACGGTCTCTACGGAGTTTAAGGATGTGAAGCTCGAGCTGAAGGTAAAACCGCACATAACGCCTGATGGCTCGATTATCCTGAGCGTTGAGGCAAAGAAAGAGGAGCTCGACCCCACAATCCCTTCTGTTGAGGGTGTGCCGGGTACTGACAAGAAAGAGGCAAAGACGAATGTCATCATAAAGGATGGAGAGACCCTTGTAATCGGAGGTATCTACAAGACGGTCAACAATAATTCCGAGTCAGGTGTGCCGAGTCTCAAGGATATACCCATTTTGGGATGGCTATTTAAGAACAAGAAAAAAGAGGCCCAGACAAATGAGCTTCTGATATTTATTACGCCGAGGATAATCAAGAGGAGCCCGGGCCAATAA